A region of Vitis vinifera cultivar Pinot Noir 40024 chromosome 13, ASM3070453v1 DNA encodes the following proteins:
- the LOC100853979 gene encoding putative disease resistance RPP13-like protein 1, producing the protein MAGFVGEAVLSGLIQKLIDMVTSPELWNFASEEHVHSELNKWKKILTKIYVVLHDAEEKHMTDPLVKMWLDELGDLAYDVEDILDSFATEALRRNLMAETLPSGTQPSTSKLRSLIPSCCTSFTPNSIKFNAEMWSKFKKITAGLQEISAQKNDLHLTENIAGKRSTKTREILPTTSLVDESRVYGRETDKAAIANLLLRDDSCTDEVCVIPVVGMAGIGKTTLAQLAFNDDEVKAHFDLRVWVYVSDDYDVLKITKTILQSVSPNTQDVNDLNLLQMALRENLSGKKFLLILDDVWNENHDSWEFLCMPMRSGTPGSKLIVTTRNEGVVSITRTLPAYRLQELSYEDCLSVFTQQALGKSNFDVHSHLKEVGEEIVRKCKGLPLTAKALGGMLRNQVSHDVWENILTSKIWDLPKDKCRIIPALKLSYHHLPSHLKQCFAYCSIFPKGYEFDKDELIQLWMAEGFLQQTKENTRLEDLGSKYFYDLLSRSFFQQSNHNSSQFVMHDLINDLAKYIAGETCFNLEGILVNNKQSTTFKKARHLSFNSQEYEMPERFKVFHKMKCLRTLVALPLNAFSRYHFISNKVINNFIQQFKCLRELSLSGYYISGELPHSIGDLRHLRYLNLSNSSIKMLPDSVGHLYNLQTLILSDCWRLTKLPLVIGGLINLRHIDISGTSQLQEIPSISKLTNLQTLSKYIVGESDSLRIRELKNLQDLRGKLSISGLHNVVDTGDAMHANLEEKHYIEELTMEWGGDFGNSRKRMNEMIVLEGLRPPRNLKRLTVAFYGGSTFSGWIRDPSFPSMTQLILKNCRRCTSLPSLGKLSLLKTLHIEGMSDIRTIDVEFYGGIAQPFPSLEFLKFENMPKWEDWFFPNAVEGVELFPRLRDLTIRKCSKLVRQLPDCLPSLVKLDISKCRNLAVSFSRFASLGELNIEECKDMVLRSGVVADNGDQLTSRWVCSGLESAVIGRCDWLVSLDDQRLPCNLKMLKICVNLKSLQNGLQNLTCLEELEMMGCLAVESFPETGLPPMLRRLVLQKCRSLRSLPHNYSSCPLESLEIRCCPSLICFPHGRLPSTLKQLMVADCIRLKYLPDGMMHRNSIHSNNDCCLQILRIHDCKSLKFFPRGELPPTLERLEIRHCSNLEPVSEKMWPNNTALEYLELRGYPNLKILPECLHRKRVSRKRVFGPQPQRAPYLEM; encoded by the coding sequence ATGGCTGGTTTTGTTGGGGAAGCTGTTTTGTCTGGTCTCATCCAGAAACTGATTGACATGGTCACCTCCCCTGAGCTCTGGAATTTCGCTAGCGAAGAGCACGTCCATTCTGAGCTTAACAAGTGGAAGAAAATTTTGACGAAGATCTATGTAGTCCTCCATGACGCAGAGGAGAAGCATATGACGGACCCCCTGGTGAAGATGTGGCTTGACGAGCTCGGAGACTTGGCTTATGATGTGGAGGACATCTTGGACAGCTTCGCCACTGAAGCTTTGCGACGCAATTTGATGGCGGAAACCCTTCCTTCTGGCACTCAACCTAGCACAAGTAAGTTACGGAGCCTCATCCCTTCTTGTTGTACTAGTTTCACTCCAAATTCTATTAAGTTTAATGCGGAGATGTGGTCCAAATTCAAGAAGATCACCGCCGGGTTACAAGAAATTTCTGCACAAAAAAATGATCTCCATTTAACAGAGAATATTGCTGGGAAGAGGTCTACCAAAACAAGGGAAATACTTCCCACCACTTCTTTAGTGGATGAGTCCCGTGTTTATGGTAGGGAAACGGATAAAGCAGCCATAGCCAACTTGTTACTCAGGGATGATTCATGTACTGATGAAGTCTGCGTGATTCCTGTTGTCGGTATGGCTGGTATTGGCAAAACTACTCTCGCCCAACTTGCATTCAACGATGATGAAGTAAAAGCTCATTTTGATTTGAGAGTTTGGGTCTATGTTTCTGATGATTATGATGTCTTGAAGATCACGAAAACAATTCTACAATCAGTTTCTCCGAATACTCAGGATGTTAATGATCTTAATTTGCTTCAGATGGCATTAAGGGAGAACCTTTCCGGGAAGAAATTTCTTCTTATCCTAGACGATGTATGGAATGAGAACCATGATTCATGGGAGTTTTTGTGCATGCCAATGAGATCAGGGACACCGGGTAGTAAGCTTATTGTCACAACTCGCAATGAAGGTGTTGTATCAATCACTCGAACTCTCCCAGCTTATCGTCTTCAGGAGTTATCATACGAAGATTGTTTATCTGTATTCACTCAACAAGCATTAGGGAAAAGTAACTTTGATGTTCATTCGCACTTGAAAGAAGTTGGTGAGGAAATAGTGAGAAAGTGCAAGGGTTTGCCTTTGACAGCAAAGGCCCTTGGTGGCATGTTGCGCAACCAAGTAAGTCATGATGTGTgggaaaatattttaacaaGTAAGATATGGGATCTACCCAAAGACAAATGCCGCATTATTCCTGCTCTCAAGTTAAGCTACCATCATCTCCCTTCTCATTTGAAGCAGTGTTTTGCCTATTGTTCAATATTTCCGAAAGGCTATGAATTCGACAAGGATGAGTTAATCCAATTATGGATGGCCGAGGGTTTTCTTCaacaaacaaaggaaaatacCCGGCTGGAAGACTTGGGTTCTAAATACTTCTATGATTTATTGTCAAGGTCATTTTTTCAACaatctaatcacaattcatctCAATTTGTGATGCATGACCTAATCAATGATCTAGCTAAATATATAGCAGGAGAAACATGCTTTAATTTGGAGGGTATATTAGTGAATAACAAACAATCCACCACTTTTAAAAAGGCTCGTCATTTATCTTTCAATAGTCAAGAGTATGAGATGCCTGAAAGATTCAAAGTCTTTCATAAGATGAAGTGTTTGCGAACACTGGTTGCATTGCCACTGAATGCCTTTTCTAGATATCACTTCATATCAAATAAGGTAATAAATAACTTTATACAGCAATTTAAATGTTTACGTGAATTATCTTTAAGTGGCTATTACATAAGTGGAGAGCTACCACATTCAATTGGTGATTTGAGACATCTACGTTATCTCAATTTGTCCAACTCTTCAATAAAAATGTTACCTGACTCCGTGGGTCATCTTTACAATCTACAGACATTAATATTATCCGATTGTTGGAGACTCACTAAGTTGCCTCTTGTGATTGGAGGCTTAATCAACCTTCGACATATTGATATTTCTGGTACTAGTCAACTACAGGAGATACCTTCCATCAGCAAACTCACAAATTTGCAAACATTATCTAAATACATTGTGGGAGAAAGTGATAGTTTGAGAATAAGAGAATTGAAGAACTTGCAGGACCTTCGAGGGAAGCTTTCCATTTCTGGGTTGCATAATGTGGTGGATACTGGAGATGCAATGCATGCTAATTTAGAAGAAAAGCACTACATTGAAGAGTTGACAATGGAATGGGGCGGTGATTTTGGTAATTCACGAAAAAGAATGAATGAGATGATTGTTTTAGAGGGGCTACGACCACCTAGAAACTTGAAAAGGCTCACAGTGGCATTTTATGGTGGATCAACATTTTCAGGTTGGATAAGGGACCCCTCATTCCCATCAATGACACAATTAATTCTAAAGAATTGCAGGAGATGCACCTCGTTACCATCTCTCGGCAAATTATCCTTACTCAAGACCTTGCATATTGAAGGGATGAGTGATATTAGAACCATAGATGTGGAATTCTATGGAGGGATTGCCCAGCCTTTTCCATCCCTGGAGTTTCTAAAGTTTGAGAATATGCCGAAATGGGAAGACTGGTTTTTTCCTAATGCAGTTGAAGGAGTTGAATTATTTCCACGCCTAAGAGACCTTACCATAAGGAAATGCTCAAAGTTAGTTAGACAGTTGCCTGATTGCCTGCCATCCTTGGTGAAACTTGACATCTCTAAATGTCGAAATCTGGCAGTGTCTTTCTCAAGATTTGCATCTCTAGGTGAACTAAATATAGAAGAATGCAAGGATATGGTGTTGAGAAGTGGGGTGGTTGCAGATAATGGTGATCAGCTGACATCTAGGTGGGTTTGCAGTGGTCTTGAAAGCGCAGTGATTGGCCGCTGTGACTGGCTTGTATCATTGGATGACCAAAGACTGCCTTGCAATCTGAAAATGTTGAAGATATGCGTCAACCTGAAGAGCCTGCAAAATGGATTGCAGAATCTCACTTGTCTTGAAGAGCTGGAAATGATGGGATGCCTAGCAGTGGAGTCATTCCCAGAGACAGGTTTGCCGCCCATGCTCAGACGTCTTGTGCTGCAGAAATGCAGGAGCCTGAGGTCGCTGCCCCATAACTACAGCTCATGTCCCCTTGAATCCTTGGAGATTAGGTGTTGTCCATCTCTCATCTGCTTTCCACATGGTAGGTTACCCTCCACCCTCAAGCAACTGATGGTTGCAGATTGTATACGGCTAAAGTATCTACCAGATGGAATGATGCACCGCAATTCCATACACAGCAACAACGATTGTTGTCTTCAAATACTGAGGATACATGATTGCAAGTCTCTCAAGTTCTTCCCAAGAGGGGAGTTACCCCCCACCCTTGAGCGGCTTGAGATTCGGCATTGCTCCAACTTGGAGCCAGTATCAGAGAAAATGTGGCCCAATAATACAGCTCTTGAGTATTTGGAGTTGAGGGGTTATCCCAATCTGAAAATCCTACCAGAATGCCTTCACAGAAAGAGGGTTTCCAGAAAGAGGGTTTTCGGCCCCCAACCTCAGAGAGCTCCGTATTTGGAGATGTGA